The Brachyhypopomus gauderio isolate BG-103 chromosome 1, BGAUD_0.2, whole genome shotgun sequence genome includes the window GGGAGGAAGGGAgacagacgagagagagagagagtgagtgagagagagagagagagagagagagagagagagagagagttgaatGAGTTAAATCCTGCCTTGATGGTGATGGAGAGATGAGGACCGTGCAGAGCACAGCAGTGGCTTCAGTTTGGAGCAGCATTCTCACTGTAGCATCTGTTCCTgctgatagagggagagagagagagagagagagagagagagataaagagagggagagagagagggagagatagtgagggagagatagagagagagtgggggagatagagagagagagagagagagatagagagggagaaagatagAGCAAGGGAaagggagaaagatggagagggagagagagataaagagagggagagagaaagagggaaagatatagagagagatggagagagggaggaagagtgttGTATAGAGAATCCTACATGCCTCTGATGTACCCACAGAAAAGCATGTGCCTCTATTACACTAATCCAGTATGCAAATCCGTGTAACAGAAAGCACTCCCTTTGTGCGTAATCCCACTCCGCATGCAGCCAGATTGCGTCCGGGTGGAAGACGTTGTTCTCGCGGGGAGACCAGAACGCCCTCGTCTTCCCAGAGGAGACTTTCAATCTGCCGTCTTCACCTTTgtaatctttaaaaaaaataatctgtCCACACTTcatactgaagtgtgtgtgagtgtgtgttcggcACACAACTGGAAGTTATTTCTTCAAAGCCTTCAAATACAAGTAACTCAGATACAGATCGCACAGCGCAGCAGAGATACTGACACCCCAGACGCAGATAACACGCTCGGCGCTGGACACCGTTTTCCCTGTCTTGCGAGTGAAGAAataatgcagacacacacacacgcccgacCAGGAAACTGCTGAAAAACCCATTCCCCGATTATTTATGGTTACCTGTAATGATGGAAATATGAATGAAAGTGCTATATCATGTAGATATGATCTGTCATCGATGTTAATACACTCCAGCGCAAACTGACACTGTTATCTCGTGGTTACTGTTAATGTCAGGTCTTTAGTACTTTACTGAGAACATACGGAGTACTCCTGAGTATTTACTACACAGTCCAGTTAGAGTATTTTAATATTCTGCATTttttataaatctgtttttatTAAAATTCGATCATTTTGATCAGAGCGGTTttatatgctgtgtgtgtgacaatTCCATCACATATTTGTCTCTCATgcggagagacagacacaccacaGCCATAATTACATCCTGCGTTTTCCCTCTCACACACGATCCCATGAGATAACCCAGTGGAGATGACACTGCGTCAGACGGATAGCAGACTCCCGTGGGCCTCTCGCTCTCTGTTTATTGCCACTAGAGAGACGACTGATGAGAAGGGAACCCACCAGGTGTTTACCGGGTTATCCAAACAAACTCGCCGAGCGCTGAGGGCCAGGACTAACACAGCATACCTGCGTCAGTCATCCTCCCCTGAATCATGCAGAGATACAACTTCAGTCTCTAATAATGTGTATCTGTGTCTTCCAGAGCAGCATTTGTATTCCAACATATGCACAGATCCAAGCATTTCAAGCATTAAAGAGCAATGTCACAATTTGTAGctaaagaaagagaaacagaaaagAGAGTGTTATTATATACAGAAGATGCTAGGATgaggttaggtgtgtgtgtatgtgtgtgtgtgtgtgtgtgtgtgtgtgtgtgtgtgtgtgtgtgtgtgtgtgtgtgtgtgtgtgtgtgtgtgtgtgtgtgtgagatgctgGCAGGCTGCCACTCATTGTACACTGAGTAGCGGTCCCCTACCTCTCCAGTGCTGATTCTCTGTTTCTGTTTGTAAGTTTGTAACTCAGCACAGTCTCTTCTGTCCATCTGACggagtgtctgtctgtctcttctggCTGTCTGTcggagtgtctgtgtgtctcttctgTCTGGCTGTCTGGTCTGTCAGAATTCTGCTCATTCACAATGGGATGTAGAAATGGCCAGATgttctatctctcactctctcactttctctgtctctctctttctctgtaggTATGTCTCTCTATgtctgtgcctgtctgtctttctatgtttctttctgtctctctctctttctgtgttctCATATTATAATTTGAACATTCCAACAATTGGATGTCTGATATTTTGTAACTCAAAACATGAAGATATATGCTTTCTGCCATGTGTgtactctttctccctctctgtctctctgtctctctctctctctctgtctcactctctctctctctctctctctctgtctctctctctgtctctctctctgtctctgtctcactctcctcctctctttctctctgtctcactcagaGAGTTTGGGAGTTCGTCTGGTGTTTTTGATCTTCCGAACAACACCGTGGACATGGGGTCACAAGCTCGGCGCTGTaagaccaccaccacacacggCCAAACTCAAACCCAGCCGGAGTGACATGGATGTGTGACATGGAGCTCCATGTGTTTCATGTAAAACCAGTCCAGACTGGTTCACCCCAGAACATTCACCCACATACACGCTCTTTTCTCTCCCAGCTCATCTGTTCTTACCTATCAGGATGTCACGGCAACGAATCCCGAGCATTCTTCAAATAAAGCGCTTACAGCAACTTTAAGCTCAGACTGTGAATTCAAAACAAAACTCGCTTACGGCAGCTTTAATCTCGGACTGTGTGCGTGGGGACCAAGGCTGGTGACGTGAGCGATCCCTTCTCTCCTGTCCCTCCGAGAGCACCCACCTCTCCAGTGTGATGGGGAACCTGCAGGAGCCCAGAGCCTCCCCCTCCTGGGGGGCGTAGCTAATCTCCCAGCCTCGGGCGAGGATGCAGGCGTCACGCCAACGCAGGTTCGCATTGTCCTGCTCCTCTTCGATGCTGAGGCTCTCCCAATTTTGTGGGCCATGTAATTGCTGTCGGTGTGGCCGGGGGCGAAGGTGGAAAGTGCTAGAAAAGTCTTACACGTGGTCGGTTGCATAGTGCTATCGGGAGCGTTTAGTGGGATGGCATGTTTGCGAGGATGGAGTGTTTATTTTTAATCCCTCCATGTTCATTTTTTTGACAAGTCCCTCGTATATGTTGTGTAGTTTTGTGCATTTCCGTAACACAGATTGGATTCCGCTGTTACATATTTTTACGCCCCGTCCTTTGTTAGTTTGGTAGTCATTAGCGCATCACATTTATTAAACACACCTCTGCCACTCAAACCCCCAGCTGAAATGCCTGCTCCAACACACAAGGATGCAGAAGCCATATACTGTACATGTGTCCAAAGCACAGGTCATTCCATGTTGTATCAGCATTAATAGAACGTTACACCTATACATGGTACTGGATGTACACTGTAGCCTACACATTACATTTCTGCATTACAGTAATCTCCACAGCTGCACACAGTAAGACTGCGTCGATATCTCCCCCACGACTTCAGCTACAACTGCGTCGATATCTCTCCTACGAATTCAGCTACAACTGCATCAATATCTCCCCTACGAATTCAGCTACAACTGCGTCGATATCTCCCCTACGAATTCAGCTACAACTGCGTCAATATCTCCCCCACGACTTCAGCTACAACTGCGTCTATATCTCCCCTACGAATTCAGCTACAACTGCGTCGATATCTCCCCTACGAATTCAGCTACAACTGCGTCGATATCTCCCCCACAACTTCAGTTACAACTGCGCTGATATCTGCTCCACGACGTTGGCTAAGACTGCGTGGATATCTCCCCCTTTGGCTAACGTATTTGCACAGTTGCTCTTTGCAGGAAGCGGTGAAACCACGATGCCGTGCGTGAGAGGAAATGACTGTAGGGCCGCACGCTTCGGTATGCGGGTCAGTCTGTCGTACCCTCACCCTGCTGGACGGACCACGCTCTGTCTTGCTttcagacacacccacccaaaACCAGACACCAATCTAATACTCCTCTACAGAACCTGTCGCCTGGTAAACCAGGTAGGTTGATACATAGCAAGACCGCACGCCTGTTGCTTAACTACGACATGATGCGATTACAGCGGAATTAGGGCTGATGCACATTAATCACCCGCTTTTCTGCGTCGAGCCAAAATGGATGCTAAAAGCATTACGGACTCGTGCACCCTTCAATCCATAACTCGCATGCAAATGAACATGcaaatgaaaatgcaaattgTGCTGTGTGGCCAGAGCGGGGAAGCGGATCTGCGGATCTGCGGACGCATGCCTGTGAATTCGCATAAATAACAAACTGTTTTGAATTGTTCTATTAATTCAACCACAACTACTATTGTTGAACTGATTGCAGGTGCCTTGTGCATTTTAGGAGTTTGTGGcgatattaaaaaaacaaaaaacaaacaaactagtGTCCTACTGGTAGGTGGGGTAGAAAGTGGAGTAGTAACTGTGGGGGAAAATGCCCACCTCTGTGTGGTGGAAGGAGTCTGAatgaaactacatttcccatgcgAGGCACCAGATCAATGCTGTGTTAATGTGGGCTGATAACATGTTGTAGTCCATCGGCTGGGGCCGTGGAGACAACAACGCTGTGGCGTATACGCTAAAGATCCTGAGGTCACGGCAGAAGATTGCTGTGTTTTTTTGAAAGAAAGCATTTCAAGGTTGTGTTGTGGCGGCCGGGTTTAGGACGGTCTGTCTGGGCTTCTCGGGTCTTCTCCCCCTGAGATGAGTGAGATGAGACAGCCTCGCAACTGTGCCTGAAAATGATAGAGTCTCTATAAAGGAGAAATCCCCAGGACTCAGATTAGAGATTATATGTCTGTTCAAtaaaccgtctgtctgcctCACTGCAGACATTCTGAGGTTGACGGGTCTGCTGTCACTCAAACCCAGGGGCCAATCAGATTCCAGTCAGCTCTCCAGCTTGGGCAGTGAGTGAGCTATGATTGGCTGCTAAGCTAGCGTAGCTCTCCAGTGAGCCCAAGAGTTCAGTCAGCTATGCTAGAGCAGGGTTGGGGTCGCCATGGTGCTTGAGAGGGAGGAGCTCTTCACTGAAGATCAGTGACATAAAGAAGTGGGCGGGGCCGTCGGGTGAAGCTGGAGGACAGAAATTGGACAGGTCACTTGAGTTTGATTGTCCAGAAGGTGATGTGAAAGTCAACACTAAACTGCAGTTGAATTTCAACAAACCTGTCAGGATTGCAGGCAACCAAATACATTTGAGTGTCTGGAAAAGATTGGAAGTggcacacagaaaacacacagtgTTGCAACAAACagagaaatgtaaaaaaaatctggAAAGGAAGAGGCTGAAGTAAAAGCAactttaacatttaaacaaatgaacaagtGGGCAAAGAATAATGGTGATAACTGGGGAGAGTCCTGTGAAagacccttgtgtgtgtgtgtgtgtgtgtgtgtgtgtgtgtgtgtgtgtgtgtgtgtgtgtgtgtgtgtgtgtgtgtgtgtgtgtgtgtgtgtgtgtgtgtgtgaagcagacTGTGAAGGCAGGAGATGTTATCAATGCACCAACCAAAATGAAGTAAGCAAACAcagtccccctctctctctctctctctctctctctctctcactcacacacacactcactcacacactcactcactcacacacactcacacacacacacacacacacacacacacacacacacacacacacacacactcacactcactcacacacacactcactcacactcacacacacactcactcacacacacacactcactcacacacacactcactcacactcacactcactcacacacacactcactcacacacacactcactcactcactcacacacacacactcaatcacacacactcacacacacacacacacacacacacacacacacactcacactcactcacacacacactcactcacacacacacacacacactcactcacacacacacacacacacacacacacacacacactcacacatacacacacacacatactcacacacacactcacacacactcactcacacacacacacacacactcacagacacacacacacatgcatactcacccacactcacacacacacacacatgcacacattcatGGTCTTATTAACAGTCATCacagtctatctctctctctctctctctctctctctctctctctctctctctcacacacacacacacacacacgcacacacacaccacctccaggCATGTCGCAGCTTCTCAAGGCCATAGCTCCCAAAGCCCTGCACCAACAATGGAATGTCTCAACAGTGCCGAGATCAAAAGCACTGGACCCTCTCCCTGTGTCACCTGACCGGAATCCAATTAAAGCTTTATGGGTGAACCGgaggggttttgtgtgtgtgtgtgtgtgtgtgtgtgtgtgtgtgtgtgggggttgggggCTTCCGTGCTTGAGAGGGAGTGTTGAATGTCCATGTGCTAGAATGAGGAAGTGggaggaatacacacacacacacacacacacacacctggtgtcTCTCAATCACACATGCCCAATGGCAAATGTGCTTTTAATGAAAGTTAACTCAGTGGAAACGATGCGCGGGGATTAATGCAGCACGCGACGCTCCAGAGATCCTCGTTATTGGCTGGCCCTGAGTCTTCAGGTGGTTAGCACACGCCGAGACTCTTAGATGTGGTCGCTGATAGACTATCTGAACACACCACACGTTATTTTTCTTTAACGGTGCTGCTGTAGCTAGTGGCTTTCATATCCATGCTGCCCAAGGTGTCGAGCAAAAACAAGAAGCAACTGTAGCTTCGTATAGAGTTCTTAAGAAGTGTAATTACCGCGGGGACCGTGCGGAGCCTCCGCGATACATACAAAATCAGCAAcgcaacaaaaaaaataaaaatgcacaaaaACGTCCCCGTGTCACTCGCCCAAAAGGATACAGTGCGAGTGCATGCATTCAAGAAATGACACGAGCTAGTCCCGGGGCGAGCTCTGTGACGTCACGGGCCCAGACGTCCCGCTTTTAGAACCCGCGCGCCTCCTCCGCGGTGTGTGCACGCGAGGAATCTGCGAGAGCATCGCGCATTTCGCATCGTGGACGGgcttgtgcgtgcgtgcgtcggCCGTGTGGGGATGCAGCTCGTGGAGCACGGACGCGCGAGGCAATGTAGGAACTAACACGGAATGCCTGCTCGTGGATGTGTACTGGTGTTGATAATTCTCACTGATTCTTCACGCGCAGGGATGCGCTCCGTTTCAGTTCTCCAGTACCTCTCGGAACCGATTTGAAGGAAACTTTAACGCGGCTGCCGTCGCCTGCTTAGTGTGGTCAGTACATTTTATGTTCGTTTTTCTCTTATCATctgttatttttattcatttagtTATTTTATAACTTGATAGGATCCGCTTCCCACAGTCTAGTTTGTAATCTAAAGTTCAAAACAATAACTAATAGtcgaataataataataataataataataatgaatgtaGTTCCACtaatgtgtttaagtgtgcatTGCTTTGATTCAAGCTGTTCGCACAGAGTTGTACAGATTTTAGTGTGCACAGCGCGGGTCTGTGTGGAGCACGCCGTCTCGGTAACGGTAGGGAAATAGCGCCACCACTCGTACGCAGTACGGACGGAGCTCCGCTCTCTCTACGGACACGCGGTTTTTATTCCAACTTTATTCATTTCTACAAACGAAAACCTTTTGCTGCACACCCTCCCCATAGCCCTCAAAGAAGTCACATATTGTTTGTATTAAGAAAGGGTGGATACATCCGTTTAAAGCACATTTGGGTGACATCTGCTATGGCTGAACAGaatttttaaatacttttttctCACGCCTGGAGTCTGTTTTGAGGCGGACTGCTTACTGTAAAACGACTTTCTGTTCTTCTGCGTTTGCGTTTGCGTTGCTTGCATGTTATTAGTCTTTTGTGAAAAACATGTCAACACATAGACTTATTTCCCAAAATAAAAGGCACGGACACAAAATACAACATCAAAAGACTCCGGCGCCCCCCCAATAAGAGGGGGGAGAGTCTCTTGTTTTAACTTCATGCCAGTGGGAAGTAGATCCGGATGAGCGAGCGGCTGGCGGATAGATATCACAGTCCGAGCGAGCGCTGGTGAGACTGCGCTAGATCCGAGTGTGCGGCGGCCCTCGCACTGTTAGAAGATCTTCTCGGGTACCATGCAGAGATCGCCAACTTATAAACTACATGAAAAACCGCCGAACTCAGGACGATAGTGCTGGAATAGGTATGTACCACGCTGGATTGTCAAGCGCGTGTGtttttggtgtttggatgttggTGTGGCGGGGCCAATGGAGACCATAACCGTCTTTGAAACGCGTAAAAGTTGCACCGAGGTCTTTGTAAGTCCTCACGCTGCCTTGCTTGGTTGGCAGTGCGCGGCTCGGAAACTTTTCCAGGGAAGAAGACAAATGGGCAAATGGGTCGCGTTTCTGAAGTGTTCTGTTGCTTTTATGCAATGTAAATATTTAGATCTAGTTGTTTAGGCAAGTAATTGTTGACCTGTTTGAACAATCGTGCATCTGCTTTGCCAGATGAACAGGGCGCCTGGGGGATGGGGCGCAAACACGCGCTTTTGTTAATAATGCGTTCCTATCAAAAACAGCAGActttttctgtgtgtttttaaaTATATGCCTATTTCAATTTACGTTGTGACGCCTGGTGATATATTAAAATAACAGATAAAGTTTGAATGAGCTAAGTTCTTATCGAGAACGTTTAGAGCgctgttattttttattattaacgtTGTGTTTGCGCATCGGTTGAAGGTATTGCGATACTTTTCCGCTCCGAGCGCAAGAATGAAACGCTTTGATTAGCCCGAGGTCATAAATCGTTGAGTGGCCTTGGGAGGGTGCACACCGCACCGGAGGTTACTGCTCTGATTTTCTCATACCTGAAACGTGTGTGACTGGCGTGGTGCGAGTGTTTCCTCGGACTTGCGGTGTGTTGCACGGCTGTTTCACTTCTTCCACATTATTACAACCCACCTATTTGGCGTGATCAAGAAACGTTACACTGTATAACTGTATACTAGTGTGCTTTGGATAAATGGCTTTATAAATTAGGTTTGTGGAGTAAAGCGTAAAATAGTTAAATGTGTCGATCTCTTTAATGGAGTATCTGAAGCGATCGTCGTCCGGTTATTAGTAGCGACTTGAGTCCATATCTGAGTGTGGGAAGCGCGCACATTCCGCACAACGGCACAGATTGGGAGTCTCGGATAAGCGCGCACACACCGGCCGGTGgaatgtgtgtatttttgtatcTGGAACAAACGCTTCCAGCCCTACTGGCTTCATAGCTGATAATCTCTTGCTTGGCGTTCCGTAACAAGCTCTGTTGAGACTAGCGAGTCTGGAAACCGGGCGCCGTTTCACTCAGTGCCGCCGACCGCGTCCGCTCGGCCGCTAACGTTCTGTCGAGCGATTGTTCTGCGGTACGGgggtttgtgtctgtctgctcatGTGGGTTCTGTAACCAGCGCAAAGTTAATATTAGTGCTTTGTTGACTGATTTCATTAACTTCTGTAAACATCATTTTCTTCTCATGCGAGAGCTTTGTAAACACACTTGCATAAGTTCACAGCGGAGCCCAGATCTTTTAAGATCTTTTACGTTTCCCATAATTTATTCAGCTCTGGCAATTTGCCTTGTTGGCATAAAatactttaaaaaaatgtaacatAACTGTCTTTTGTTCAGACTGTCATTTACAGCCCCAAGGTTCCTGCCCATAAATACTCAATAATTGGTGTttcatgaaagaaaaaaaaacaaattttttaacCCGTCCCTCCTTCTCCACAGGTGGTTTGGTGAAGAGCGGAGAGTGAACATGCGAAACCAGGTGACTTCACTGCTGGCAGTGCAGCTGGTGCTTCTGTGGACCTGTGCCCGGGGACAGGAGGCTCCGTCCGGCCCGCGCTTCACCCAGCCCTCGTACAATGCCACCATATTTGAGAACTCTGCTGCTAAGACCTATGTGGAGAGCCCTGTGAAAATGGGCATCTACACCACAGACCCATCCTGGGAAATACGGTACAAGATCGTGTCGGGTGACAATGAGAACCTCTTCAAAGCAGAGGAATATCCGCTGGGAGACTTTTGCTTTCTGCGAATAAGGACCAAAGGGGGAAGCAGTGCTATTCTCAACCGGGAGGTGCGCGACCACTACGTGCTCACAGTCAAAGCCGTGGAAAGGGTGTCGAACGCAGAGGCCCGAACGCGGGTCCGGGTTCAGGTACTGGACACCAACGATCTACGACCTCTGTTCTCCCCTACCTCCTACAGCGTGTCCCTGCCCGAGAACACGGCCATCCGCTCCAGCATCGCGAAGGTTACAGCGACGGACGCCGACATTGGTACGAACGGAGAATACTACTATAGCTTCCGAGAATGGACCGACACGTTTGCCGTACATCCCACCAGTGGCGTGGTCACACTAACCGGAAAGCTAGATTACGCAGAGACGAAGCGGTATGAACTGGAGATattggcggtggatcgtggcatGAAGCTGTACGGAAGCAGCGGGTTTAGCAGCATGGCTAAGCTAACGGTACGAGTGGAGCCAGCGAATGAGCATTCTCCGGTTATCACCGCGGTTACCCTAGCACCTTCTGACACTGACAAAGACCCCACTTATGCAGTAGTTTCTGTTGAGGATGATGACCAGGGTGCTAATGGTGAAATAGCGTCTCTTAGCGTGGTAGCAGGAGACCCACTGCAGCAATTTAGAACTATGAGGTCCAGCCCAGGTAGTAAGGAATACAAAATTAAAGCTCTGAAAGAAGTAGACTGGGACAGTCATCCTTATGGTTACAATCTCACACTGCAAGCTAAAGACAAAGGAAACCCGCCACAGTTTTCCTCTGCTAAAGTCATCCATATCACATCGCCGCAGTTTAAAGTAGGACCTCCTAAATTCCAGCAGTCTGTTTACAGGGTCAATATAAGTGAATTTGCACCACTGCACACACCTGTTGTAATGGTAACAGCTGTGCCAAAGTATCCCCAATTAAAGTATGTTTTAAGACAAAAGTTGGACAAAAACCCCTTTGCAATCAATCAAGATACTGGCTTAATCACAACAGCTGGGCCCATCCACGCAGACACTGCACCCCAGCATGAATTAGAAGTCTTTACTAGTGACAGAAAAGAAGCCACTAAAGTTGTCGTTTTCGTGACCGATGTGAACAACAATGCCCCAGAGTTTCAGTATTCATCTTACAAAGCCAGCGTGGATGAGAATATGCCCATAGGTACAAGTGTGGTGACAGTTAAAGCAGTAGATGTAGACAGTGGAGAGAATGGCTATGTTACATATAGCATTGCTAACATAAACCCCCAGCCTTTTGTTATTGACTACTTCTCTGGAGTCATCAGTACCTCAGAACAGCTAGATTATGAGCTGATGCCGAGGGTTTATAATTTACGAGTGCGCGCATCCGACTGGGGAGAACCTTTTCGCCGCGAGGTGGAGACGCAAGTCACGGTCACCCTCAGTAACCTGAATGACAACAAGCCCCTGTTTGAAAACATAGACTGTGAGGTGACCGTGCCCAGAGACCACGGTGTCGGAGAGCAGATCACCACCGTGTCCGCCATCGATGCGGATGAACTTCAGCTGGTCCGATACTTGATAAGAGGTGGAAACGACCTGGACCTTTTTGACTTAAACCCTAACTCGGGCGTGCTGTCCCTGAAGCACCCACTGGGTGAGGGAGAGGCAACGAAGGTGTCCTTCCACAGTCTGCAGGTGGTAGCCACCGATGGGGAGCACGAGACTCCGCTGACGTTCTTGAACATTACCGTCATCACGGCCCGCAAACCCGTTCAAGTCAAATGTGTCGACACCGGTGTGGCCACCATGCTGGCGGAAAAGCTTTTGCAGAGCAGCAGGGTCCACAACCAGGCAGAGCCCGACGAGAACTTTTTAGACATTCATGCTGTCAACCGGTTCACTCCCCAGTTTGCGGAATCATTTCCCAGTGTGGTTGAGGTGAAGGAAGACCTGCCCGTGGGGGCTAGGATCGTCCATTTGAGCGCGTCAGACTCGGACAGCGGTTTCAATGGCAAGCTCGTTTATGTTATATCAGGCGGGGACACAGAGAGTCGGTTTGTTGTTGATATGAATGATGGTTGGCTGAAGGTGTACGCTCCACTCGACAGAGAAACCACAGATCACTACACACTCAACGTTACAGTTTATGACCTTGGAATACCTCAGAAGTCGTCATCACGACTGCTGGATGTCAAGGTAACAGACGCTAATGACAACAGCCCTCAGTTTCTGCAAGACTCATATTCAGTGGAGATAAGTGAAAACATGGCTGTCGGTATGGAGATCATACAGGTTGTGGCCACAGACAAAGATCTTGGGGACAATGGTGTCGTCAGGTACTCCATACTAGCAGACACTGATCAGTTCAGTATCGATGAGGAGACTGGAATCGTTAAGGTCAAAAAGCCTTTGGATCGTGAGGTTCAGTCTGACTTTTTATTACGGATAGCCGCTCGTGACCAGGCTACAGTTGAACCTCAACTGGTATCGACCGTATCACTTAAAATCACTCTGGAAGATGTTAATGACAACCCACCCAAGTTTATTCCTCCCAATTATCGGGTGAAGGTACGGGAGGATTTACCGATTGGCACGGTGATTATGTGGCTAGAGGCACATGACCCTGACGTCGGTCCTGCCAGCCAGGTACGATACAGCCTTGTGGACAACGGTGAGGGTAAATTTGAAGTGGACAAACTCAGCGGTGCGGTCCGAATCGTGCAGAATCTGGATTACGAGAAAAGGCAAGTGTATAACCTCGTGGCGAAAGCTAAGGACAAAGGCAAGCCCATTTCTTTGTCCTCAACCTGCCacgttgaggtggaggtggtagacgTGAACGAGAACCTGTATCGCCCATGGTTTCATTCATTTGTGGATAAAGGATT containing:
- the fat1a gene encoding protocadherin Fat 1a isoform X7 — protein: MGRVSEVFCCFYAMWFGEERRVNMRNQVTSLLAVQLVLLWTCARGQEAPSGPRFTQPSYNATIFENSAAKTYVESPVKMGIYTTDPSWEIRYKIVSGDNENLFKAEEYPLGDFCFLRIRTKGGSSAILNREVRDHYVLTVKAVERVSNAEARTRVRVQVLDTNDLRPLFSPTSYSVSLPENTAIRSSIAKVTATDADIGTNGEYYYSFREWTDTFAVHPTSGVVTLTGKLDYAETKRYELEILAVDRGMKLYGSSGFSSMAKLTVRVEPANEHSPVITAVTLAPSDTDKDPTYAVVSVEDDDQGANGEIASLSVVAGDPLQQFRTMRSSPGSKEYKIKALKEVDWDSHPYGYNLTLQAKDKGNPPQFSSAKVIHITSPQFKVGPPKFQQSVYRVNISEFAPLHTPVVMVTAVPKYPQLKYVLRQKLDKNPFAINQDTGLITTAGPIHADTAPQHELEVFTSDRKEATKVVVFVTDVNNNAPEFQYSSYKASVDENMPIGTSVVTVKAVDVDSGENGYVTYSIANINPQPFVIDYFSGVISTSEQLDYELMPRVYNLRVRASDWGEPFRREVETQVTVTLSNLNDNKPLFENIDCEVTVPRDHGVGEQITTVSAIDADELQLVRYLIRGGNDLDLFDLNPNSGVLSLKHPLGEGEATKVSFHSLQVVATDGEHETPLTFLNITVITARKPVQVKCVDTGVATMLAEKLLQSSRVHNQAEPDENFLDIHAVNRFTPQFAESFPSVVEVKEDLPVGARIVHLSASDSDSGFNGKLVYVISGGDTESRFVVDMNDGWLKVYAPLDRETTDHYTLNVTVYDLGIPQKSSSRLLDVKVTDANDNSPQFLQDSYSVEISENMAVGMEIIQVVATDKDLGDNGVVRYSILADTDQFSIDEETGIVKVKKPLDREVQSDFLLRIAARDQATVEPQLVSTVSLKITLEDVNDNPPKFIPPNYRVKVREDLPIGTVIMWLEAHDPDVGPASQVRYSLVDNGEGKFEVDKLSGAVRIVQNLDYEKRQVYNLVAKAKDKGKPISLSSTCHVEVEVVDVNENLYRPWFHSFVDKGFIKEDVPIGTSVMKVTAQDEDKGKDGEILYSIRDGSGLGIFAIDEETGVIRTLELLDHEATPHYWLTVYGCDRGVVPLCAFLEVYVEVQDVNDNAPQTADPVYYPSVLENSPKDVSVIRIEAFDPDTGSGDGLTYKITSGNPQGFFSINSKTGLITTTSRKLDREQQDEHILEVTVTDQGVPTRSSTVRVIVGVLDENDNRPLFMEKVYKIKLPEREKAGRRDPAHRDPVYRVVASDRDAGPNAELSYSIEDGDEQGRFFIEPKTGLVSSKKFSSAGEYDILTIKAVDNGRPQKSSTCRLHIEWISKPEPSPEPLAFDENVFSFTVMESDPVAHMIGVITMEKVDSPVWFEITDHGEACEVF